In Deinococcus maricopensis DSM 21211, one genomic interval encodes:
- a CDS encoding 3-hydroxybutyrate dehydrogenase, protein MTTDRQISDQRVALVTGGTSGIGLAIAQRLRDDGLRVAVLDLDREEARAVANDAAFLFVGADLSRRADCRAAVDAVTGAFGRLDVLVNNAGFQHIDPIVDFPEDTWDAMLHVMLTAPFLLSKYAWAHLAASGQGRIVNVASIHAQVASPFKSAYISAKHGLIGLTRTQALEGADAGLTANAICPAYVRTPLVTRQIADQARTRGISEADVEQQVMLEPAAIKRLLDPVDVAALASYVVSPAAWGMTGAVLDLDLGWTAR, encoded by the coding sequence ATGACCACCGACCGGCAGATTTCGGATCAGCGCGTCGCCCTCGTGACGGGCGGCACCAGCGGCATCGGCCTCGCCATCGCCCAGCGCCTGCGGGACGACGGGCTGCGCGTCGCTGTGCTCGACCTGGACCGCGAGGAGGCGCGGGCCGTCGCGAACGACGCGGCATTCCTGTTCGTCGGCGCGGACCTCTCGCGGCGCGCCGACTGCCGCGCCGCCGTTGACGCCGTCACGGGCGCGTTCGGGCGGCTGGACGTGCTCGTGAACAACGCGGGCTTCCAGCACATCGACCCCATCGTGGACTTCCCGGAGGACACCTGGGACGCCATGCTGCACGTCATGCTGACCGCGCCGTTCCTGCTCAGCAAGTACGCGTGGGCGCACCTCGCGGCGAGCGGGCAGGGCCGCATCGTGAACGTCGCGAGCATTCACGCGCAGGTGGCGAGCCCGTTCAAGAGCGCGTACATCAGCGCGAAGCACGGGCTGATCGGCCTGACGCGTACGCAGGCGCTGGAGGGCGCGGACGCGGGCCTCACCGCGAACGCGATCTGCCCGGCGTACGTGCGCACGCCGCTGGTGACGCGGCAGATCGCGGATCAGGCGCGTACGCGCGGCATCAGCGAGGCGGACGTGGAGCAGCAGGTGATGCTGGAGCCCGCGGCGATCAAGCGCCTGCTGGACCCGGTGGACGTCGCGGCGCTCGCGTCGTACGTGGTGAGCCCGGCGGCGTGGGGCATGACGGGCGCGGTGCTGGACCTCGACCTGGGCTGGACCGCCCGGTAG
- a CDS encoding aldose epimerase family protein, with translation MTDAALSPSAPSLTRTPWGTAPDGSAITLYTLRHGPVTARIMDYGGVIVGVDAPDRDGTLADVALGHDEAGPYFDRATASYFGALIGRYGNRIARGRFELDGRAHQLATNNGPNALHGGPGGFDQVMWTSDADVTADGPRVTLTRTSPDGEEGYPGALDVTVTYTLTADGALRLAYHAVTDAPTVVNLTNHSYWNLAGATRDVLDHELVVHADAITPVDETLIPTGTLLDVAGTPFDFRAARRVGERVDDADAQLQFAGGYDHNFVLQGAAGALRHVATLSDPQSGRVMEVHTTEPGVQFYSGNFLDGSVTGKGGQVYGHRWAVCLETQHFPDSPNRPDFPSTRLNPGEVYRTVTEYRFRTQS, from the coding sequence ATGACTGACGCTGCCCTCTCCCCTTCCGCCCCGTCCCTTACGCGCACGCCGTGGGGGACCGCGCCGGACGGCTCGGCCATCACCCTCTACACCCTGCGCCACGGTCCCGTCACGGCCCGGATCATGGATTACGGCGGCGTGATCGTCGGCGTGGACGCCCCGGACCGCGACGGCACGCTCGCGGACGTGGCGCTCGGGCACGACGAGGCCGGGCCGTACTTCGACCGGGCGACCGCGTCGTACTTCGGCGCGCTGATCGGGCGGTACGGGAACCGCATTGCCCGCGGGCGGTTCGAACTGGACGGCCGGGCGCACCAGCTCGCCACGAACAACGGCCCGAACGCGCTGCACGGCGGACCCGGCGGGTTCGATCAGGTGATGTGGACCAGCGACGCGGACGTCACGGCGGACGGCCCGCGCGTGACGCTGACGCGCACCAGCCCGGACGGTGAGGAAGGCTACCCGGGCGCGCTGGACGTGACCGTTACGTACACGCTCACGGCGGACGGCGCGCTGCGCCTGGCGTACCACGCGGTCACGGACGCGCCGACGGTCGTGAACCTCACCAACCACTCGTACTGGAACCTCGCGGGGGCCACGCGGGACGTGCTCGACCATGAACTGGTCGTGCACGCGGACGCAATCACGCCCGTGGACGAGACGCTGATCCCCACCGGGACACTGCTGGACGTGGCGGGCACGCCGTTCGACTTCCGCGCGGCGCGGCGCGTGGGCGAGCGCGTGGACGACGCGGACGCGCAGCTGCAGTTCGCGGGCGGGTACGACCACAATTTCGTACTGCAGGGGGCGGCGGGCGCGCTGCGCCACGTGGCGACGCTCAGCGACCCGCAGTCGGGCCGCGTGATGGAGGTGCACACGACCGAGCCGGGCGTGCAGTTCTACTCCGGGAACTTCCTGGACGGCAGCGTGACCGGCAAGGGCGGGCAGGTGTACGGGCACCGCTGGGCGGTGTGCCTGGAGACGCAGCACTTCCCGGACAGCCCGAACCGCCCGGACTTCCCGAGCACGCGCCTGAACCCGGGTGAGGTGTACCGGACGGTCACGGAGTACCGCTTCCGCACGCAGTCCTGA
- a CDS encoding AAA family ATPase encodes MSWREHASARRARPPQVRGAVARPRLLEALQSARILTVTAPAGYGKTTALAAHLADLGGACWLTLDVDDADPRVLAGGLALALAGLPGGERLSALLNADAAPLAVARAAAELLEDTDTLLVIDEAQHTQGTDALLLLRTLLPARVALLTRTPLRWPELTALTLRGEARALGAADLAFTVQEVQALLDANGVTTRPEDVRRAHALTEGWPIAVRFLVQAAGQGRLRTEDLRDLEGEAPQLGTLFEYLAQEVLGPLDPALKALLLRACVFEEVTPELLEEGLGEPDARARLDALADGGTFLTRAGDAYRAHPLLRAHLRAQVPEREARAVAAQGAAFFEGTGRWRRAMAAHLQAGNADAAARLLLARGEGWLAQGRVHLMERSLARLPAGIWAQETALYGLLGDVRRAQSRYADAVAAYVQAPELMGLLGRARVYLDTVQPALAEPLLARAEALGGDVRVLRAENALNAGRLADAVALAPELAESARYALRRGDLERALTVARAARAEVGGERAAGNHREALLLESFVLSVLGDPGGAEAVARAGLAEGERLDSPFVRSLARARLGHAHLAGGQLRAARAAYEGALAGAEAVAPRLQVEPLMGLAYLTAVGGEAAAYGARATEAAQASGDRYMTGLARLTTALGALEAGQDAAAALEDARADFAACGDAFGVACVTLALFVAGRADARSAVASVRAYPFLLAHPSLLAPARTVAGRAAVLSRLRGAVLEAGERWDLAGVEAALGYDRGVPLGHPGWTVDVQVLGRVGARVNGAEPRDWGRAKARDLLALLAVHPDGLAREAAQEALFPDADPAVGERNFRVTLHALGQVLEAGAPGGFFLDRGDWVRLRVGPDLHVDLHAAWATLRAAPGTSGRAAALLALPGGVASVPLAAVEDVAAQYAARLPEAIAEEGAYALAHGRAPDAARLAEHALTLDAASEPAARVLMRARYALGNVAGVQRAYAACAAALRELGLTPLPETAALHRALTSFAP; translated from the coding sequence GTGTCCTGGCGTGAACATGCCTCCGCGCGCCGCGCGCGGCCCCCGCAGGTGCGCGGCGCCGTCGCGCGCCCGCGCCTCCTTGAGGCGCTGCAGAGCGCCCGCATCCTGACGGTCACGGCGCCCGCCGGGTACGGCAAGACCACCGCCCTCGCCGCGCACCTCGCGGACCTGGGCGGTGCGTGCTGGCTGACGCTCGACGTAGACGACGCGGACCCACGCGTCCTCGCGGGCGGCCTCGCGCTCGCCCTCGCGGGATTGCCGGGCGGGGAGCGCCTGAGCGCCCTGCTGAACGCGGACGCGGCGCCGCTCGCGGTCGCGCGGGCCGCCGCGGAACTGCTGGAAGACACCGACACGCTCCTCGTGATCGACGAGGCGCAGCACACGCAGGGCACGGACGCCCTGCTGCTGCTGCGCACGCTGCTGCCGGCGCGCGTGGCGCTGCTGACGCGCACGCCGCTGCGCTGGCCGGAACTCACGGCGCTCACGCTGCGCGGCGAGGCGCGCGCCCTGGGCGCCGCGGACCTGGCATTCACGGTGCAGGAGGTGCAGGCCCTCCTCGACGCGAACGGCGTGACGACCCGCCCGGAAGACGTCCGCCGCGCGCACGCCCTCACGGAAGGCTGGCCGATCGCGGTGCGGTTCCTGGTGCAGGCGGCCGGGCAGGGACGCCTGCGCACAGAGGACCTGCGGGACCTGGAGGGGGAGGCGCCGCAGCTGGGCACGCTGTTCGAGTACCTCGCGCAGGAGGTGCTGGGGCCGCTCGACCCGGCGCTCAAGGCGCTGCTGCTGCGCGCGTGCGTGTTCGAGGAGGTGACGCCGGAGCTGCTGGAGGAGGGCCTGGGGGAGCCGGACGCACGCGCGCGCCTGGACGCGCTCGCGGACGGCGGGACGTTCCTGACACGCGCCGGGGACGCGTACCGCGCGCACCCGCTGCTGCGCGCGCACCTGCGCGCGCAGGTGCCGGAGCGCGAGGCGCGCGCGGTGGCCGCGCAGGGCGCGGCGTTCTTCGAGGGGACGGGCCGCTGGCGGCGCGCGATGGCCGCGCACCTGCAGGCCGGGAACGCGGACGCGGCGGCGCGGCTGCTGCTGGCGCGCGGTGAGGGGTGGCTCGCGCAGGGGCGCGTGCACCTGATGGAGCGCAGCCTCGCGCGCCTCCCGGCGGGCATCTGGGCGCAGGAGACGGCGCTGTACGGCCTGCTGGGAGACGTGCGGCGCGCGCAGTCGCGGTACGCGGACGCCGTCGCGGCGTACGTGCAGGCGCCGGAACTGATGGGGCTGCTCGGGCGGGCGCGCGTGTACCTCGACACGGTGCAGCCGGCCCTGGCGGAGCCGCTGCTCGCGCGCGCGGAAGCGCTCGGCGGGGACGTGCGGGTGCTGCGCGCCGAGAACGCCCTGAACGCGGGTCGCCTTGCGGACGCCGTGGCGCTCGCGCCGGAACTGGCGGAGAGCGCGCGCTACGCTCTGCGGCGCGGCGACCTGGAGCGCGCGTTGACGGTGGCGCGCGCCGCCCGCGCGGAGGTGGGCGGGGAGCGCGCCGCCGGGAATCACCGGGAGGCGCTGCTGCTGGAGAGCTTCGTGCTGAGTGTGCTGGGCGACCCGGGAGGCGCGGAAGCGGTGGCGCGCGCGGGCCTCGCGGAGGGTGAGCGGCTCGACAGTCCGTTCGTGCGGTCGTTGGCGCGCGCACGGCTCGGGCACGCGCACCTCGCGGGCGGGCAGCTGCGGGCGGCGCGCGCCGCGTACGAGGGGGCGCTCGCGGGCGCGGAGGCGGTCGCGCCGCGCCTGCAGGTGGAGCCGCTCATGGGCCTCGCGTACCTCACGGCGGTGGGGGGCGAAGCGGCGGCGTACGGTGCGCGCGCCACGGAGGCGGCGCAGGCGAGCGGCGACCGGTACATGACGGGCCTCGCGCGGCTCACGACGGCGCTCGGCGCGCTCGAAGCGGGGCAGGACGCCGCCGCGGCCCTGGAGGACGCCCGCGCGGACTTCGCGGCGTGCGGGGACGCGTTCGGGGTGGCCTGCGTGACGCTCGCGCTGTTCGTGGCGGGACGCGCGGACGCGCGGAGCGCGGTGGCGTCCGTGCGCGCGTACCCGTTCCTGCTGGCGCACCCGTCGCTGCTCGCGCCGGCGCGCACGGTCGCGGGGCGCGCGGCGGTGCTGTCGCGCCTGCGCGGCGCGGTGCTGGAGGCCGGGGAGCGCTGGGACCTTGCGGGCGTGGAGGCCGCCCTCGGGTACGACCGTGGCGTTCCGCTCGGGCATCCCGGCTGGACGGTGGACGTGCAGGTGCTCGGGCGGGTGGGCGCGCGCGTGAACGGCGCGGAGCCGCGCGACTGGGGGCGCGCGAAGGCCCGTGACCTGCTGGCGCTGCTGGCCGTGCACCCGGACGGGCTCGCGCGCGAGGCGGCGCAGGAGGCGCTGTTCCCGGACGCGGACCCGGCGGTGGGTGAGCGGAACTTCCGCGTGACCCTGCACGCGCTCGGGCAGGTGCTGGAGGCCGGCGCGCCCGGCGGGTTCTTCCTGGACCGCGGCGACTGGGTGCGGCTGCGGGTCGGGCCGGACCTGCACGTGGACCTGCACGCCGCGTGGGCGACGCTGAGGGCCGCGCCGGGCACGTCGGGCCGGGCGGCGGCGCTGCTGGCCCTGCCGGGAGGCGTGGCGTCCGTGCCGCTCGCGGCGGTGGAGGACGTGGCCGCGCAGTACGCGGCGCGCCTTCCGGAAGCGATCGCGGAGGAGGGCGCGTACGCCCTCGCGCACGGCCGCGCGCCGGACGCGGCGCGCCTCGCGGAGCACGCGCTCACGCTGGACGCGGCGTCCGAGCCGGCCGCGCGCGTGCTGATGCGCGCCCGGTACGCGCTCGGGAACGTCGCGGGCGTGCAGCGCGCGTACGCGGCGTGCGCGGCGGCGCTGCGGGAGCTGGGCCTCACGCCGCTGCCGGAAACGGCGGCGCTGCACCGGGCGCTCACGAGCTTCGCGCCCTGA